The sequence below is a genomic window from Streptococcus pantholopis.
TTGCCTGAATGTTCAAAAATCCGTTTAAATGAAGCAACTTCAATTTGATCCCCCATACTAGTCCCTGTTCCATGTGCTTCAATATAAGAAATACTTTCTGGAGAAATGTCACCAAAAGCTAAAGCATCTAAAATAACACTGGTTTGTCCAGTTTCGCTTGGAGCAGTATAGGACATCTTTTCAGATCCATCATTATTAATCGCACTTCCACGAATTACCGCATAGATATAATCATTGTTTTCAATTGCATCTTCCAGGCGTCGTAAAACAACGGTTCCTAAGCCCCCACTAAAGATAGTTCCATCTGCATCCTCTGAAAATGGAAGACAGTGGCCAGATTGTGAATAAATTTCATTTTTAACATATCTATAGCCTTTTCCTTGGGCGGCATTAACAGAAACTCCGCCACATAAAGCCATGTCACATTCATAGGTTAATAAGCTACGACAAGCCATGTGAAGCGCTGTTAACGACGAAGAACATGCAGTTTGAACCGTTAAAGATGGCCCCGTTAAATTCATGCTATATGAAATTCGGCTAGAAATATAATCAGGACTGTTACCATGAAAAGCTTGCGACATAACTTTGTCTAAACTAATCCCATTATTTTTTAGGCTAGGGATGACATTATGAACTAAGTATGAACTGATTCCACTACCTATAAAAACTCCGGTTTTCTCTGTTATGTTTTTAGTATTATAACCAGCATTTTCCACAGCTTTCCAAGCTGATTCTAGCATTAGTCTTTGTTGAGGATCCATATATTCAGCATCTCTCTTACTAATGTTGAAGAATTTTGCATCAAACTTATCAATATTATCTAAAGAGAAAGCTTTGTTAACAAAATTTTTATCACCACTATCATCAATAGAGTCTTTGATTACGCATTCTCCATTTTTTAATATTTCCCAATACTCATCAAGATTATTTGCACCCGGAAATTTGCAGTCCATCCCTACGATAGCAATAGCATTTTCCATTCTCATCTCCCTTTCTATTAGTTCCTTTTTGCATTATGTTTCATAAATAATGTTGCCTTCTTCCTACGCTGTTGAGCTTCTTCAAAAGCAGATTGTATGTTGGTTTCTGCTTGTTTTTTATCTTTATCTAAATATTTAGATAAGGCTCTAATTGTCGGATTATTAAACAAGACCGTTATCGGGATTTCTCTTTGGAATTGTTCTTCTAAGTTTTGTTGTAAGGTTAAAAGCTTCATAGAAGTCCCACCAACTTCAAAAAATGCTTTGTCAGACGGAATCATATGAAGTTCAAGAACTTCTTCCCATGCTGTTTTAACCATTTTTTCTGTTTCTGATAAAACTTGTTTATCAACAACCAAAGCACTAGTATTATCAATTAGTTTTTCAAGCTGTCTGCTATCAATTTTCCCATTTCTTGTTAACGGAATAGAAGGTATCGTTATAATCCTACTTGGTATCATATATACAGGAAGATAATTAAGAAGACTATCCTTACACTTTTGCTCATCAAATTCATTAACTGTAGTTACAAAAACATAGATATTATCTTTGTAGAAAAGCGCTTTAGCATAATCTACATCACCGTAGCGTGTCACTGCACTTTCAATTTCACCAAGTTCAATTCGCTGTCCGTATCGTTTTATCTGACCGTCTTTTCTCCCTAAAATATCAATACTGCCATCTAGTCTATAACGGCCAAGATCTCCAGTATTATAAATATTGGACTGAGATGAAAATGGGGTGATTTGATTTGAATTTTCTGTCAAGTACCCTTTAGCCAAATACTTTGTACATACATGAACTATCCCAATTTCTCCAATAGATACCTCTTCGCCTGATTCATCTGTTAACACAATCTTAACATCGTCAATACCAGGTCCTATTGGCAGATATTCTCCTAAACTATTAAGAGTTTCCCCACTATACTCAATAAATGACATTCCTTGCGGTGTTTCTGTTGTTCCATAATAATTAACAATTCGACAATTTGGTGCAATCTTTTTAAGAGCTTGAACTGTTGATTTCCTCAACCTTTCGCCTCCAAAAAATAAGAAGCGAAGGTGTGACAGTTTTTTGTTAGGATGGCGTTTAGCTCCTAAAATAATCGCTTCAGCTAAGCTTGGAGTAATGTTAGCAACACTAATATTATTTTCTTTTAAATATCTGAATAAATCATTTTGAACCAACTCGGATTCATCTGGAAAAACAAGTGACGCACCCAATGTTAAAGGTACAAATATATCTCTTAAAATCGGATCATGCGAAATTCCTGAAAGTATAGCAAACCTATCATTAGAATTTAAATCAAAGTGATGAATTTCCCAATCAATAAAATGATTAACTGCACTATTACTTCCTAAAATAGCTTTAGGCTTCCCTGTAGTACCAGAAGTCATAGCAATATAACTGCTATCATTAAGTGAGTATTGTACTTTTTGTGATTGTACTTCTAGAACTTTAGTTTCACTATCCATTAAATCAATAAAGTACGAACTATTTGTTGCCTGCAAGGCTTCGTCAATCTTTCCTTTTGGCCACTGTGAATCAATAATTGTAAATAAGGATTCACATTTCAAAACGGCTAAAATGGCAGCGATCATTCGTGGTTCTCTTAAACCACTGATGGCAATGACACATCCTTTAGGAACATTCCTATTTTTAAGTTCTTCAAAAATTTGAGTTACTTGTTCTTGGATATCTCTACTATGGTAGACTTTATTTCTGTATTCAAAGTTAAGCCCTTCGTTATTATTTGTAATGTTTTCTAGCACTGTATAAGCTAACAAATTCGAATCATTACAATTTTTAGTCATCATACCTTCAGAAAAAGCTATTTTCTTTGCAAGCCTATACTCGCCAACTCTTCTAGAAGCATCTTCAATAATCATTTCAATTAACCAAACATACTGATTTAAAATGAGTTGTGCTGTTTCTTGACTATATACGCTTGAATAGTAATTCAATCTTATTTGAAGACCATCTGTATTTTCTGTAAGATAGAATGTAAAATCATACTTAGCTTCTTGAACATCATCTTCTATAACATCTAATGTCAAACCATCTAAACCATTTACATCAATGTTAAAATCAATCATATTGATGAGTACTTGAAATAGTTGAGTATTATCAGAACTCCGAGGAGGATTGGCAGCTTCAACAATACGATTCAAACCAATTTCTCCCATATCCATTGAAGAAATAATTTCATTCGCCACTGTATTAAGATATTCTTTAAAACTGAGATTTGGATCTACATTCAGCTTAGCAACAGTCGTATCGATAAACATTCCAATCATTTTTTGACTGTATTTATTATCACGACCAAGCATTGGGAAACCAATATTAATGCTTTCTTGTCCAGAATATCTTCTAAGTAAAATTCCCAAAATTGCAGTCATGAAGCTAAATACGGTTATTCCATGTTGCTGTGCAAACTTTTCAACTTCTGCATACTTTCTAGAATTTAAAGTTGTATAAACATTTCTACCTACGTGATCCATAACAAGAGGCCGTGGATAATCTTCAGGCATACTGAGAATAGAATTTTCATTTTCAAATTTGTTTTGCCAATAGGTTTCACGTTTTTTATCAAGTTCTTCATCATGCTTAATGTACTCTGTATAACCGATATCCTCATATTGATATTCCAAAGGTTCTTCTTCAAAATTCGTTCCAGTACGATAAAAGTTATAATAATGCTTAAGCTCAGTAAAGATAATCTTGAATGACCATCCATCTGCGATAAAATGATGAATTGTAAATAAGAAATAATGCTCATCAGCAGTAGCTTGTAAAAGCTTAACCTTGAATAATGGATATTCATCAGGCCTTAAATTAACAAGCTTCATAGCTGTGATTTCACGTTGAATTTTAAGATGTTTTTGTTCAGTTGTTAACTCTGATATATTTTCAACTGGAATCTCAAAAGAAAAGTTATCATCTAAATCACATAAGATATCATCACCAGATAGATAGTATCTAGTATGTAATATATTATGTCGCTCCACAATCTTATTCAAAGCTTTATTCAAAGCTGATTTATCCAATGTACCAGTTAATTTTAAAGCAATCGGAATATTATATTCACGTGTTTCCTTTTTCAATTGACTAGCAATCCAAATTCCCTTTTGTTTTTCAGATAATCTAATTGGTACATCTTGTGGTTTTTTCTGTAGAATAAGGTTTGACTGATTGTTTTCATCATAAATAATCTGGCATAATGCAGACACATTTATATTTTTGAGCAAGTCCTCAATCTTTAAGGCCACTCCAAATTCTTTTTCAATATCTACCATTAAATTATAGATATTGATCGAGTCAATTCCCAATTCTAATAGAGTATCTGTCATTGAAATCTCATCATTTTCCACATACTTTTGAAGGACTGCTACTACTGCAACTTCTTTTGGAGTTGCTGGTAAAATGAGGTTCCGATTTTGACTTTCTTCCAGAGCTTGTTGTTTTAAGCGTTTGCGGTCAATTTTCCCATTTTGCGTTAGCGGCATATATTCTGTCAGAAATACCCTATCAGGAATCATATAATGTGGCAAAATAGGTTCTAAATCATTTCTAAGATTTTGTTCTGACAAATTCTCCTGCGGTTTTGGCTCTACGTAAGAAACAAGTTGTTTATCATTACCTTTTTGTATAAGAAGAACAATTGCTTTTTTTACCTTGGAAAGATTCTGAATTACTTTTTCAATTTCCTCTAATTCAATTCTATAACCATGGATTTTAACTTGATTATCAGCTCGTGCAACATAATCAATTTCACCTGAATAGTCTAATCGAACCAGATCCCCTGTTCTATAAAAACGATTTCCTTCTATATAGATAAAGCGTTTTTCATTTAATTCCTTTAATCCAGCATATCCTTCCGCTAATGATATTCCACCAATTAACAACTCACCCGTAACTCCTTCAGGGCAAAGATTTCCATCTTGATTTACAATACGTAAATCAGTATTGGCTACTGGTTTTCCGATCATTACCTTTTTATTTACATCGCATTTACTTGTTGTATTCCATATTGTCGCTTCTGTGACCCCATACGCATTATAAAATTCATGATCTATACACCAATTATTTTTGATATCATCTGTACAAGGCTCCCCAGCAGTTACAATAACTCTTAAGTCTGGAAGATTCTCATTTTCCATTGATGCTAAAACTGATGAAGGTAAGGTTGTAACAGTTATTTGTTCATCTTTAAGAAAATCGTGTAACCTCACACCCGTTCCCATTTTTTCTCGGGAAGAAAATACTAAAGTAGCTCCATGTCCAATGGCCATTAAGATATCAAAAACAGAAGCATCAAAACATACAGAAGCAAAGAATGTAACTCTATCCTTTGAATTAACATTGAACAGACGTTCTTGCTCTTTTACAACATTTTCAATTCCTGCATGTGTGACTTTAACACCTTTTGGTCTACCAGTTGTTCCAGAAGTATAAATCATATAAGCAGTACTTGCTAGACCGTTATTAACAGTAAGATTAGAAGAAACTTCATCTGTGATAACTGGAGATACTGCGGTAACTTTAGAATAATCTAACCCCATATCATCAAAAGTTCCATCTGAAACTAAAAACTTCATACCAGAATTATCCATTATATACTGCAATCGCTCACGTGGATAATTCTTATCTAATGGAACATAGTAAGCTCCTGCTTTCATAATAGCAAATATACTTGTTAAAAATACCTGTGATTTTTCTACTGCAACACCAACAGCAATATTTTTTCCTTGAGTATACTGAATAAGTTTTTTTGCTAAAACATTACTTCTACGGTTGAGCTCAGCATAGGAAATATTTTCTCCATCATAGCTTACAGCTAGTTTTTCTGGAAGCTTTTCAGCGAAATACTCAAGATATTGATGATATTTGATCCCTTGCATTTCGACACTAGTTTCAATTGCTGGTATATTTTTAGAAATGCTATGGTCTTTAATTGGAAGTTTAGGTTTAGTTAAAATGCTTTCAAGTAGTGTCTCATAGCTATCTAATAAAACCTCTATTGCTTTGTCTTCATATACTGCTTCCTTAAATTGACACTTAACAATTACTTTATCTGAGCACTCTTCAAGCATAAATACAAGATTGTATTGTGAATCCAGGCATCCCATATTTATCTTTTCAAAGTTCATACCATCAATGGTAAATATATTTTCTTTATCATCACTATTCATGAATACTGGCGCACTATTAACTTCTCCAATTGTTTTTTCATATGCAAAAACATGGGAGAGATTTTTCCCTGTTTCTAAACCAACATTTTTTAAATAATTTAATGGTACACCTGCAGGATAATCATATGCTTCAAATAATTTTTCATGTACTCCTTTAATAAAATCACTAATCGTTTCTTGTGGATTAATTTGGCTAGAAACAAGAATGTTTTTGACAAGATAACCAATTGTATCATAGTATGTTGCATTTTCTCGTCCAGAGCTATAGGTACATGTAATAAAGTTGTTATCATTGTTGAGCTTATAATAAAGAAGCTGATAAATACTATATAAAGTTTCAAAAAGCGTATAGCCATATGCTTTACTGAAACTCTTTAACTTTTCAAAAAGTCTACTATCAATTTGTAAATACTTTTCTGAGCTACTGGATTTTGTACGATCTGGATTCGAAAAAACTCCAAAATCTTCTGCCAACTCACACCCAGCTAAGTCCTTTTTCAACTTATTTGTTGCAATTTCATACTGGTCAGACTCTTTTACAGATAGCTCGTGTTTTTGATAATTAAAGTATGTTTTATCTTTCTCCAAAGTAAGAGGAATCCCACTTTGTAATTGCTTATAGGCAGCAATAATTTCTTTTAATAGGAAGAAAATCGAAACGCCATCAATGACACTGTGATGAATAGATAAACCAAAATACCAGTCATTTGCTTTTGCTCCTAAAACCACACGTACAGTTTCTTTTTCTAATTCAAATGGCTGATTCAACACCTCATTAATATATCCATCAATATCATCAATGTGTGAAAAGTCTGCTATCTGTATTTCAACATTAGATGTGGATTCTGTTTGAACAATCTGCTGACCATCCACAGAAAACCTTAGATTTAATACTACATGCTTTTGGATAACAGCTTCACAAGCCAATTTCCACTTTTCTGCATCAAGTTCTGCTCCCATTTTCCAAGCAGCAGCCATATTGTACTTATTGCTTGTTTTATTTAACAATTGATCACGTATAATAGCTGCTTGCCCATCTGTAACTAACTTTTGAATATCTATATCTAATACTTTATCAGTATCTTGAATCTTTCTGTTCTTTTGGAGATAGCTATCAATCTTTAATATCAGATCTCCAACTGTTTTTAATGTGCTTAAATCAGTTATTTTAAGTGCAATATCAAATTGTGTGTTAATTTTAGAATTTAGTTGAAAAAGCTTGAGTGAATCAATATCTAAATCAGCAATTTCACTTTCAGATGTTATACTTACCGATTCATAAGTAACTGAAGAGATTAAATCAGTTATAAATCCTTCAATTTCGTCTTTTGTAAAAGTCTTTTGGACTGTTGGAAGTTCAGGTGTAATAACACCTTCCTCAACTTTAGCCCATATTTTATTTTGGGCAAATGAATATTTTGGAAGGTAAACTCTATTGCCTTTTGTAATGTTTAAAGCATTCCAATTAATATCTATTCCTAAATTAAACAAATCAATAGTTGCATCTAACAAGGCTTTATCTGGTAATGTTTTTTTCTGCTGTGTTGAGATAAGGCTAACCTTGGACGATTTTTTATATTTGAGAAGGTAGAGCATCAAAGCCGAAGAAGGTGCAATTTCAATAATAATGTCACTTTTATTTGCAATATAGGCAGCTGCATCAGCAAATCGCACTGTATTTCTCATATTGTCTGCCCAATAGTTTGCATCTAATTTTTTTGAATTAAGGGAATTCCCCGTTACTGTTGAGACAAACTCGATATTTGTTGGTTTGCTTTTAATTTTACCTGTTCTTTCAATAAATTCTTCCTTAAATGGTTCTAATCCTACATAATGGAAGGCATAATTAACAGGTAAATATTGGCATCTAATATTATTAGCTTGGAATGCTTCCTTAAGTCTGGCCACTTCATCATTAATACCAGAGATAACCATAGAATCAACCGAATTAATGACACCAATAGAGGTATTTTCATAGCCTTTCAGATATTCAGAAGCTTTCTCTTCGCTTAATGATACAGACAACATTTTACCTTTTCCTGTAAATCGTCTGAGAATAGTACTCCGAGAATTAATAATTTTAACTGCTGCATTGAGAGATAGAGCACCACTAGTAAATGCCGCAGCTACTTCACCAAGGCTATGTCCACAAACTAGGTCATAGTGAACTCCCATTTCTTTTAACAAATGAGCTATAGAAACTTGAATAGCAAAAATAGCGGGTTGGGCAAAGTAAGAATCCTGTAAGATGTCTTCATTATTGCTAGCAATAATTTCATTTAAATCACATTGACCAATCTCTTTAAATTTTTCTACACATTTCTCAAACATTTCTCGATATGCAGGAAACTGGCTAAGCTGACGCCCCATTCCAATCCATTGAGTTCCTTGACCAGAAAAGACTAAAGATATTCTATTATTGTTTTTAATTTCTTCATTTTTTTCAGGAATCTTAAGAGCCCTAGCAAGTTTCTTAAGTAAGTCATCTTTATCTTTTACGACATATCCAGTTCGATATTTTCTCAAGTTTGTTCTTTGAGTCATCGCATACTCAATATCATTTAAAGAGCCATTATAATTCTGAACGAAATTATGAAAATCTTTAATTTTTCTATAAAGCGCATCTTGACTTACATCAGATAAAGGCAACACATAGTTTTCTTTATTACTATATTCTTGTTTATTTGCTGTACTATTGTATTTTTCAAGAATAACATTACAATTGGTGCCACCAAATCCAAAAGAACTGACTCCACATATAAATTGTTTATCTTTAATCTTTACAGTCTCTTGAACAATGTGCATATTTTTTTGTTCTAGTTCCAGTTTGTCATTTATTTTATCAATACTTCTTGTTGGAACAAGTTCACCATAAAATAGACATAACGCTGTTTTAATCAGCGATGCAACTCCAGCAGCGCTTTCCAAGTGTCCGATATTTGTTTTCACTGCACCAAGAAGAAGAGGATGCTTGCGTCGTAAATCTTGGTTAATGGCCTCATCAATCGCAGAAACTTCAATATAGTCTCCCAAAAAAGTACCTGTACCATGTGTTTCAATATATCGTATTTCAGATGTTGAGAGCCCAGCATCGGCAGCAGATTTTTTAAGCAGTTCAACCTGCATATTTTTATTAGGAGCAGTTAATGAAGCAGAACGCCCATCTTGATTTATTGCCTTCCCAATTATTGTCGCATAAATTCTATCACCTCTATCCTCTGCAGCAGTAAGACGTTTAAGGATTAAAACCCCGACGCCTTCTCCGCGTACATAACCATTTGCCTTTTCATCAAAGGTTTGGCATAAACCATCCGGTGAAAGCATCCCAGCTTCTCCCATAGCTCTATTGAGTTCAGCATCAAGAATGATATTGACGCCTGCTACAACTGCTACTTCACATTCTCCTCTATTAATACTTTCTATTGCTTCATTTACAGCAACCAAAGATGACGAGCAAGCTGTATCTATTGTCATACTTGGCCCTTTAAAATCAAAAAAGAAAGACATTCTGTTTGATAACATTGCCATAGAATTTCCCACAATCGCATTAATGTCTTTCTCATTTGAAATAACTGTTCGTAAGTAATCAGTATTTGAAGCTCCTACAAAGACTCCTATTTCCGTGTTTTGAATATCTTTTTCAGTAATATCAGCATCCTCAAGTGCATGTACAATCTCTTGCAAGAGTATTCTTTGCTGAGGATCAATATTAGCTGCTTCCGTTTCAGACATATTAAAATATACATTATCGAATACTTCTATGTCATCAATATACCCGCCATCATATATTTTTTTGTTTTCTTTAGGCGAGAATTCTGGACATAATTTTTTTCTTTCTTCTGGATATGGCTTAACGCTTAATGTCTGATTTTTTAAATTATTGAAAAATTCATCAATATTATTAGCTCCTGGAAATTTGCAAGCCATTCCCGTTATTGCTATCTTTTCTTTTCTAACAGTTTTTGTGTTTAATACATTAACTGCTTCTCTATTTTCAATACATTCATTCAAATATTTATAAAATTTGTTAACGGTAGGATAATCGATCAAAGCTGCCATATCTAGTTTAACATTTAACTCTTGTTCTAATTTACCAACAAACTGAACCAATGTTTGAGAATCAAAGCCCATTTCCATAAATGGTTTATCCAAATCAATTTTTTCACTAGGTACCTTTACATAGTTTGAAATTTTATAAAGTAAATCTCTTAGTTCCATTTTTTTATAACCCCCAAATTCGTTTTGCTTTTAACACTAAAAATTACTAATTTTTAATAAAATTTTATAAAATATATTTTTTAAATATTAATAATTATTCAAAACTAATAGATTAAGTGCATTCATTAGTAATACTGATATTGATATCTTTATCGTACCATTTCTATTTTTATTTTATTGATTTTTCCAGATATGGAAAAATCAATAAAATAAATTTCATATCTGAAAAAAATCTTTTC
It includes:
- a CDS encoding hybrid non-ribosomal peptide synthetase/type I polyketide synthase; protein product: MELRDLLYKISNYVKVPSEKIDLDKPFMEMGFDSQTLVQFVGKLEQELNVKLDMAALIDYPTVNKFYKYLNECIENREAVNVLNTKTVRKEKIAITGMACKFPGANNIDEFFNNLKNQTLSVKPYPEERKKLCPEFSPKENKKIYDGGYIDDIEVFDNVYFNMSETEAANIDPQQRILLQEIVHALEDADITEKDIQNTEIGVFVGASNTDYLRTVISNEKDINAIVGNSMAMLSNRMSFFFDFKGPSMTIDTACSSSLVAVNEAIESINRGECEVAVVAGVNIILDAELNRAMGEAGMLSPDGLCQTFDEKANGYVRGEGVGVLILKRLTAAEDRGDRIYATIIGKAINQDGRSASLTAPNKNMQVELLKKSAADAGLSTSEIRYIETHGTGTFLGDYIEVSAIDEAINQDLRRKHPLLLGAVKTNIGHLESAAGVASLIKTALCLFYGELVPTRSIDKINDKLELEQKNMHIVQETVKIKDKQFICGVSSFGFGGTNCNVILEKYNSTANKQEYSNKENYVLPLSDVSQDALYRKIKDFHNFVQNYNGSLNDIEYAMTQRTNLRKYRTGYVVKDKDDLLKKLARALKIPEKNEEIKNNNRISLVFSGQGTQWIGMGRQLSQFPAYREMFEKCVEKFKEIGQCDLNEIIASNNEDILQDSYFAQPAIFAIQVSIAHLLKEMGVHYDLVCGHSLGEVAAAFTSGALSLNAAVKIINSRSTILRRFTGKGKMLSVSLSEEKASEYLKGYENTSIGVINSVDSMVISGINDEVARLKEAFQANNIRCQYLPVNYAFHYVGLEPFKEEFIERTGKIKSKPTNIEFVSTVTGNSLNSKKLDANYWADNMRNTVRFADAAAYIANKSDIIIEIAPSSALMLYLLKYKKSSKVSLISTQQKKTLPDKALLDATIDLFNLGIDINWNALNITKGNRVYLPKYSFAQNKIWAKVEEGVITPELPTVQKTFTKDEIEGFITDLISSVTYESVSITSESEIADLDIDSLKLFQLNSKINTQFDIALKITDLSTLKTVGDLILKIDSYLQKNRKIQDTDKVLDIDIQKLVTDGQAAIIRDQLLNKTSNKYNMAAAWKMGAELDAEKWKLACEAVIQKHVVLNLRFSVDGQQIVQTESTSNVEIQIADFSHIDDIDGYINEVLNQPFELEKETVRVVLGAKANDWYFGLSIHHSVIDGVSIFFLLKEIIAAYKQLQSGIPLTLEKDKTYFNYQKHELSVKESDQYEIATNKLKKDLAGCELAEDFGVFSNPDRTKSSSSEKYLQIDSRLFEKLKSFSKAYGYTLFETLYSIYQLLYYKLNNDNNFITCTYSSGRENATYYDTIGYLVKNILVSSQINPQETISDFIKGVHEKLFEAYDYPAGVPLNYLKNVGLETGKNLSHVFAYEKTIGEVNSAPVFMNSDDKENIFTIDGMNFEKINMGCLDSQYNLVFMLEECSDKVIVKCQFKEAVYEDKAIEVLLDSYETLLESILTKPKLPIKDHSISKNIPAIETSVEMQGIKYHQYLEYFAEKLPEKLAVSYDGENISYAELNRRSNVLAKKLIQYTQGKNIAVGVAVEKSQVFLTSIFAIMKAGAYYVPLDKNYPRERLQYIMDNSGMKFLVSDGTFDDMGLDYSKVTAVSPVITDEVSSNLTVNNGLASTAYMIYTSGTTGRPKGVKVTHAGIENVVKEQERLFNVNSKDRVTFFASVCFDASVFDILMAIGHGATLVFSSREKMGTGVRLHDFLKDEQITVTTLPSSVLASMENENLPDLRVIVTAGEPCTDDIKNNWCIDHEFYNAYGVTEATIWNTTSKCDVNKKVMIGKPVANTDLRIVNQDGNLCPEGVTGELLIGGISLAEGYAGLKELNEKRFIYIEGNRFYRTGDLVRLDYSGEIDYVARADNQVKIHGYRIELEEIEKVIQNLSKVKKAIVLLIQKGNDKQLVSYVEPKPQENLSEQNLRNDLEPILPHYMIPDRVFLTEYMPLTQNGKIDRKRLKQQALEESQNRNLILPATPKEVAVVAVLQKYVENDEISMTDTLLELGIDSINIYNLMVDIEKEFGVALKIEDLLKNINVSALCQIIYDENNQSNLILQKKPQDVPIRLSEKQKGIWIASQLKKETREYNIPIALKLTGTLDKSALNKALNKIVERHNILHTRYYLSGDDILCDLDDNFSFEIPVENISELTTEQKHLKIQREITAMKLVNLRPDEYPLFKVKLLQATADEHYFLFTIHHFIADGWSFKIIFTELKHYYNFYRTGTNFEEEPLEYQYEDIGYTEYIKHDEELDKKRETYWQNKFENENSILSMPEDYPRPLVMDHVGRNVYTTLNSRKYAEVEKFAQQHGITVFSFMTAILGILLRRYSGQESINIGFPMLGRDNKYSQKMIGMFIDTTVAKLNVDPNLSFKEYLNTVANEIISSMDMGEIGLNRIVEAANPPRSSDNTQLFQVLINMIDFNIDVNGLDGLTLDVIEDDVQEAKYDFTFYLTENTDGLQIRLNYYSSVYSQETAQLILNQYVWLIEMIIEDASRRVGEYRLAKKIAFSEGMMTKNCNDSNLLAYTVLENITNNNEGLNFEYRNKVYHSRDIQEQVTQIFEELKNRNVPKGCVIAISGLREPRMIAAILAVLKCESLFTIIDSQWPKGKIDEALQATNSSYFIDLMDSETKVLEVQSQKVQYSLNDSSYIAMTSGTTGKPKAILGSNSAVNHFIDWEIHHFDLNSNDRFAILSGISHDPILRDIFVPLTLGASLVFPDESELVQNDLFRYLKENNISVANITPSLAEAIILGAKRHPNKKLSHLRFLFFGGERLRKSTVQALKKIAPNCRIVNYYGTTETPQGMSFIEYSGETLNSLGEYLPIGPGIDDVKIVLTDESGEEVSIGEIGIVHVCTKYLAKGYLTENSNQITPFSSQSNIYNTGDLGRYRLDGSIDILGRKDGQIKRYGQRIELGEIESAVTRYGDVDYAKALFYKDNIYVFVTTVNEFDEQKCKDSLLNYLPVYMIPSRIITIPSIPLTRNGKIDSRQLEKLIDNTSALVVDKQVLSETEKMVKTAWEEVLELHMIPSDKAFFEVGGTSMKLLTLQQNLEEQFQREIPITVLFNNPTIRALSKYLDKDKKQAETNIQSAFEEAQQRRKKATLFMKHNAKRN